Proteins from one Acidihalobacter prosperus genomic window:
- a CDS encoding DUF1330 domain-containing protein translates to MKAYLVLDLAIHDLEPFREYMARIPEFIQKHGGHYIVQGVQPVVVEGDWEPERMVILEFPSRHHAESFLQDPEAQALFKIRHRTTTSKLVLVEGNT, encoded by the coding sequence GTGAAGGCATATCTTGTACTCGATCTCGCTATCCACGACCTTGAGCCATTTCGGGAGTACATGGCGCGCATACCCGAGTTCATTCAAAAGCACGGTGGTCACTATATCGTTCAGGGCGTGCAGCCTGTCGTGGTTGAGGGTGACTGGGAGCCTGAGCGTATGGTGATTCTTGAGTTCCCATCAAGACACCACGCGGAAAGTTTTCTGCAAGATCCCGAAGCGCAAGCGCTCTTCAAGATTCGCCATCGGACGACCACTAGCAAGCTGGTGCTCGTCGAGGGGAATACGTGA
- a CDS encoding GNAT family N-acetyltransferase, translated as MPTVEELLALDLLTLRELTELAGDRVDPEQHAANLRESLRFASLRFSRTCAVRRNDLLVAYAMLNQVSGSSWFVRGFNTHPEHRSAPVLRELLEQVSELARRESITELRSHVYKTNRLSMAFHRRLGFRVTKENAKGVEFFAMVEDLASNPAIERMSYRRLRRRQAAAHVERLAAGCALGCFQPLMRCPIGN; from the coding sequence ATGCCAACCGTCGAAGAGTTGCTCGCCCTTGATCTGCTCACGTTGCGAGAGCTCACGGAGCTTGCCGGGGATCGAGTTGATCCCGAACAGCATGCGGCCAATCTCCGGGAGTCGCTTCGCTTCGCTTCGCTTCGCTTCTCGCGCACGTGCGCGGTGCGCCGTAACGATCTGCTGGTGGCTTATGCCATGCTCAATCAGGTCTCGGGCTCGTCCTGGTTCGTGCGCGGCTTCAATACCCATCCTGAGCATCGCAGTGCGCCCGTTCTGCGCGAGCTGCTTGAGCAAGTGAGTGAGCTTGCGCGTCGGGAAAGCATTACTGAGCTGCGCAGTCACGTGTACAAGACCAACCGCCTGTCCATGGCGTTCCATCGTCGGCTTGGGTTCCGCGTCACCAAAGAAAATGCAAAGGGCGTTGAGTTTTTCGCTATGGTCGAAGATCTGGCGTCTAACCCCGCCATCGAGCGGATGTCTTACCGCCGGCTGCGCCGTCGGCAAGCTGCCGCTCATGTCGAACGTTTGGCCGCAGGATGCGCGTTAGGTTGCTTTCAGCCGTTGATGCGGTGCCCTATCGGGAACTGA
- a CDS encoding isoaspartyl peptidase/L-asparaginase family protein — protein sequence MTQTVSPMLVIHGGAGTIRRENMTPEREAACHAGMRRALSAGYAVLSRQGSALDAVTEAVKALEDDPLFNAGRGAVFNIDGHQEMDAAVMDGRDRRAGAVANICGPRHPVLAARAVMERSEHVLLAGDGALRFCRDAGLEFCEPAWFATERRLQALEEERRRRSAGAPDERDEEARHGTVGAVACDHQGHLAAATSTGGMTGKASGRIGDTPMIGAGTWADDATCAVSATGHGELFMRYVAGHEIDARMRWAGHTLETAANDVVERLLAPVGGSGGLIAVDRAGNMALPFNSEGMYRGYVGADGRLHTAIYREAFHVAPQA from the coding sequence ATGACACAGACCGTTTCGCCAATGCTCGTCATTCACGGCGGTGCGGGCACGATCCGGCGCGAGAACATGACTCCGGAGCGCGAGGCTGCGTGCCATGCGGGCATGCGGCGCGCGTTGTCCGCGGGGTATGCGGTCCTGTCACGTCAGGGCAGCGCGCTCGATGCCGTGACCGAGGCGGTCAAGGCGCTTGAGGACGATCCGTTGTTCAACGCCGGTCGCGGTGCGGTCTTCAATATCGACGGCCATCAGGAAATGGATGCCGCGGTCATGGACGGACGTGACCGGCGTGCCGGTGCCGTGGCCAACATTTGCGGTCCGCGGCATCCGGTGCTTGCCGCGCGGGCGGTGATGGAGCGTTCGGAACATGTGCTGCTCGCGGGCGACGGGGCCCTTCGGTTCTGTCGGGATGCAGGACTCGAGTTCTGCGAGCCGGCCTGGTTCGCGACCGAGCGCCGGCTGCAGGCGCTGGAAGAAGAGCGGCGCCGGCGAAGCGCCGGCGCGCCGGACGAACGCGACGAGGAGGCTCGCCACGGCACGGTCGGCGCGGTCGCCTGCGATCATCAGGGTCATCTTGCGGCAGCCACTTCGACCGGCGGAATGACCGGCAAGGCTTCGGGGCGCATCGGCGATACGCCGATGATCGGGGCCGGCACCTGGGCCGACGACGCGACTTGCGCGGTTTCCGCCACCGGGCACGGCGAGCTCTTCATGCGCTACGTCGCCGGTCACGAGATCGATGCGCGCATGCGCTGGGCCGGGCACACGCTGGAAACTGCGGCCAACGACGTGGTCGAACGGTTATTGGCGCCCGTTGGCGGATCGGGCGGCCTGATCGCGGTCGACCGTGCCGGCAACATGGCGCTCCCATTCAATAGCGAGGGCATGTACAGAGGTTACGTGGGAGCCGACGGCCGACTGCATACCGCCATCTACCGCGAGGCCTTCCATGTGGCGCCACAGGCGTGA
- a CDS encoding RES family NAD+ phosphorylase, whose product MHKIDLSFFVPVLRGTFYRAIDPQFRSSAISGSRSAGRYSRPNEPTLYLSSSVDGVEAAMIAHKDTRSAVLQTIEIEVEASRIVDLRDLSALATIGIDPADAAAPWQEEAQSGGSPRSWAVRDRLIEVGANGLIDPSRKRPGLWHLVLFRWNESNAPVVRAIDPKDS is encoded by the coding sequence ATGCACAAGATCGATCTATCATTTTTTGTCCCAGTTTTACGTGGCACCTTCTACCGGGCGATAGATCCTCAGTTTCGCTCCAGTGCGATATCAGGCTCCAGATCGGCGGGACGTTATTCAAGGCCAAATGAACCTACTCTTTACTTAAGCTCGTCCGTCGATGGCGTTGAAGCAGCCATGATCGCCCACAAAGATACGCGGTCGGCGGTGCTTCAGACCATCGAAATCGAGGTCGAAGCCAGTCGGATTGTCGATCTTCGGGACTTATCCGCACTGGCAACGATTGGTATTGATCCAGCTGACGCTGCTGCACCTTGGCAAGAGGAAGCTCAGTCGGGAGGCTCTCCGCGTTCATGGGCAGTTCGCGACCGGCTAATCGAAGTTGGGGCAAACGGTTTAATTGATCCTTCGCGCAAGCGCCCTGGCTTATGGCATCTGGTTCTCTTTCGCTGGAATGAGAGCAACGCTCCCGTTGTTCGCGCCATCGATCCGAAAGATTCCTGA
- a CDS encoding DUF202 domain-containing protein — protein sequence MHAHGLNEQERLGDRAAPRAYPNVEYDEGLTASQSILRRLDVDTLRSELWLPLAWDEDGAEVVVCDPEDAALLRHIQETLDVDELLLRVASRADLVRLIENSADLNVDFPVTAGRTPLAKVRTYLAGLRTRYADQRTQFARSRTGLALARTGLAFVGIAVAFLRLFGGGELLFFEIPLLILGVLAVVDGLVWYLPARRETRQIKPYPPYEVPEAYTALEVSDPGGAMTFARSAVVDSAGALREDWDALSPVERRRFLANDRTNLAEERTVLAYLRTMMAKARTGLAFARTGVAFAGIGIGFLRKFHPGPWSVFDWTLVVIGTAMLAEGFLWYRPGRHAANAALDTVGKVSGRRGLWDTVFPSRCLYAAGHDPVAEASALEARPGVWATTGLALERTTLADQRNAMSHLRTVLARSRTGMAFIRTGFSVMSVGAGLFLYFGYLGRTDALWSSLYIALIAIGLYLIGDGLHWYLPAERLKRRSAFCNGGFVIADADYSIPKSAWKREQYRHDD from the coding sequence ATACACGCGCATGGTCTGAACGAACAGGAGCGGCTTGGCGATCGGGCGGCGCCGCGCGCTTATCCGAATGTCGAATACGACGAAGGGCTGACGGCGTCGCAATCCATCCTGCGGCGATTGGATGTCGATACGCTGAGATCCGAGCTCTGGCTGCCGCTTGCGTGGGACGAAGACGGCGCGGAGGTGGTGGTCTGCGATCCTGAGGATGCGGCGCTGCTGCGGCATATTCAGGAGACGCTGGATGTCGACGAGCTGCTGCTGCGTGTCGCCTCGCGTGCCGATCTGGTCCGGCTGATCGAGAACAGCGCCGATCTTAATGTGGATTTTCCCGTCACGGCGGGACGCACGCCGCTGGCCAAGGTGCGCACCTATCTGGCCGGGCTGCGCACCCGTTACGCCGACCAGCGGACGCAGTTCGCGCGCAGCCGGACGGGGCTCGCGCTGGCACGCACGGGGCTGGCCTTCGTTGGTATCGCGGTGGCGTTCCTGCGCTTGTTCGGAGGCGGAGAGCTGCTGTTTTTCGAGATTCCGCTGTTGATTCTGGGCGTGCTGGCCGTCGTCGACGGTCTCGTGTGGTATCTGCCGGCGCGGCGGGAGACGCGGCAGATCAAACCTTACCCGCCATACGAGGTGCCCGAGGCGTATACGGCACTTGAGGTGTCGGACCCCGGCGGCGCCATGACGTTCGCCCGGAGCGCGGTCGTCGACAGCGCAGGCGCGCTGCGCGAGGACTGGGATGCGCTTTCGCCCGTGGAGCGGCGGCGATTCCTGGCCAACGATCGCACCAATCTGGCCGAGGAGCGGACGGTGCTGGCCTATCTGCGCACCATGATGGCCAAGGCGCGGACCGGACTTGCCTTCGCGCGCACCGGCGTCGCCTTCGCCGGCATCGGCATCGGCTTTCTGCGCAAGTTTCACCCGGGTCCCTGGTCGGTCTTCGACTGGACACTGGTCGTCATCGGCACGGCGATGCTGGCCGAGGGGTTCCTCTGGTACCGGCCGGGCCGGCATGCCGCCAATGCGGCGCTGGATACGGTCGGCAAGGTCAGCGGCCGGCGCGGGCTGTGGGACACCGTTTTCCCGTCACGCTGTCTCTATGCGGCAGGACATGATCCGGTGGCCGAGGCCAGCGCGCTGGAGGCGCGGCCCGGCGTGTGGGCCACCACGGGGCTGGCGCTGGAGCGCACCACGCTCGCCGACCAGCGCAATGCGATGTCGCATCTGCGGACCGTGCTGGCGCGTTCGCGCACGGGGATGGCCTTTATCCGCACCGGATTCAGCGTGATGTCGGTGGGCGCGGGCCTGTTCCTCTATTTCGGCTATCTCGGGCGTACCGACGCGCTGTGGTCGAGCCTGTACATCGCATTGATCGCGATCGGCCTGTACCTGATCGGCGACGGCCTGCATTGGTATCTGCCCGCCGAGCGTCTCAAGCGGCGCTCGGCGTTCTGTAATGGCGGATTCGTGATCGCCGACGCTGACTACAGCATTCCGAAAAGCGCCTGGAAGCGAGAGCAGTATCGCCATGACGACTGA
- a CDS encoding aldo/keto reductase, which produces MSAHPGSPVTTKGRVWMPFASEYSLAYAMCITTQLPEVEAMDTRMLGSQEFTVSSVGLGCMGMSQGYGPTDDALSLSTLRKSLALGVTFWDTAQSYGAGHNERLLGRALAGCRDEVQLATKFGIVRDDAGVHLDGRPAGVKAYCEASLRRLGTDYIDLYYLHRIDPGVPVEETIGAMVDLISEGKIRHIGLSECDAAQLERAVAVHPIAALQLEWSLWWREPEDDVIPAARRLGVGVVPYSPLGRGFLAGSPLPTSFGPGDFRSGDARFVGPAMDRNQDAFGKFQVLSERLGVSPAQLALAWLMHQGADVVPIPGTRHADRVAENAAAGDIQLTAGDLEAIESTVGRAEWAGDRRSFAAFHTQRTPL; this is translated from the coding sequence ATGAGTGCTCATCCTGGTAGTCCGGTTACTACGAAAGGGCGAGTATGGATGCCATTTGCCAGTGAATATAGCCTCGCATACGCCATGTGTATCACCACTCAGTTACCAGAGGTAGAGGCTATGGACACGCGTATGTTGGGTTCTCAAGAGTTTACCGTTTCGTCTGTCGGGTTGGGGTGTATGGGCATGTCCCAGGGATATGGTCCGACGGACGATGCCTTGTCGCTTTCGACTTTGCGCAAATCGCTGGCGCTGGGCGTGACGTTCTGGGATACAGCCCAAAGCTATGGGGCCGGTCACAATGAGCGGTTGCTGGGCCGGGCGTTGGCGGGATGTCGCGATGAAGTGCAGCTTGCAACCAAGTTCGGGATCGTGCGGGACGATGCAGGGGTTCATCTGGACGGGAGACCCGCAGGCGTCAAGGCATACTGTGAGGCGTCTTTGCGCAGGCTCGGTACGGATTACATCGATCTGTACTATCTGCATCGAATCGATCCCGGTGTCCCTGTTGAAGAAACCATTGGCGCGATGGTCGATCTGATCTCGGAGGGCAAGATCAGGCATATCGGCCTTTCGGAGTGCGATGCGGCGCAACTGGAGCGAGCGGTTGCGGTGCATCCGATCGCGGCATTGCAGCTCGAATGGTCGTTATGGTGGCGCGAGCCGGAAGACGACGTGATCCCCGCCGCGCGGCGTCTGGGTGTCGGGGTGGTTCCGTATTCGCCGCTGGGGCGTGGTTTTCTGGCCGGGAGCCCTCTCCCGACGAGCTTCGGGCCGGGTGATTTCAGGAGCGGCGATGCGCGTTTCGTGGGGCCTGCGATGGATAGAAATCAGGATGCCTTCGGAAAATTTCAGGTTTTGTCAGAACGGTTGGGCGTGTCTCCGGCGCAGCTGGCATTGGCCTGGCTGATGCACCAGGGCGCCGACGTCGTCCCCATACCCGGTACGCGGCATGCGGATAGGGTCGCCGAGAATGCCGCCGCCGGGGACATTCAGCTCACGGCTGGTGATCTTGAGGCTATCGAGTCGACCGTGGGGCGCGCGGAGTGGGCGGGCGACCGGCGTTCATTCGCTGCCTTCCATACGCAACGCACGCCTCTTTAG
- a CDS encoding helix-turn-helix transcriptional regulator, whose protein sequence is MSTHSSPHEARSRGLSELLRTRRLRLQPADVGLPMGSRRRTQGLRREEVAMLAGISTTYYVFLEQGRAARPSRRVVDALADALQFDPTERALLHALALDMTEEAESAYDAPLDPTLSEIVMHLDPKPAYVTGRYWDVLAANRAARLLWTDWHQLAPPERNMLRWVLTAPAARNILVEWEQEAIALTARFRAAAMRHPEDPAFQLMAEQLMADSPSFKDWWPRHEVAPLTDGTKILRHCDLGEIQLRHIVLQVASNSDHKLVVFQPTEEDQEKIENLLTQAGAWEASVRSGSNAGS, encoded by the coding sequence ATGAGCACTCATTCATCCCCTCACGAAGCCAGAAGTCGCGGGCTGAGCGAGCTGCTGCGTACACGCAGGCTTAGACTGCAACCTGCCGATGTAGGTCTGCCGATGGGCAGCCGCCGTCGTACCCAGGGCCTGAGACGCGAAGAAGTCGCCATGCTCGCGGGCATATCCACGACGTACTACGTCTTTCTGGAACAGGGCCGCGCGGCACGCCCCTCGAGGCGCGTCGTGGATGCCTTGGCGGATGCCTTGCAATTCGACCCAACCGAGCGCGCTTTACTGCACGCCCTCGCGTTGGATATGACCGAGGAAGCAGAGTCGGCGTATGATGCGCCTCTGGATCCGACCCTATCCGAGATCGTCATGCACCTCGATCCCAAGCCCGCCTATGTCACCGGGCGATACTGGGATGTACTGGCGGCCAATCGCGCAGCGCGCCTCTTATGGACGGACTGGCACCAACTGGCCCCGCCTGAACGCAATATGCTGCGCTGGGTCCTCACCGCACCCGCAGCACGAAACATATTAGTGGAGTGGGAGCAAGAAGCGATCGCACTGACTGCTCGATTCAGGGCGGCCGCCATGCGCCACCCCGAAGACCCGGCATTTCAATTAATGGCTGAACAACTGATGGCCGACAGCCCATCCTTCAAGGACTGGTGGCCAAGACATGAAGTCGCCCCGCTTACCGATGGCACCAAGATTCTGCGCCATTGCGACCTCGGCGAAATACAATTAAGGCACATCGTCCTTCAAGTCGCCTCCAACAGCGACCATAAACTCGTGGTATTTCAGCCAACCGAAGAAGATCAGGAAAAGATCGAGAACTTGCTCACCCAGGCAGGCGCATGGGAAGCGTCTGTCAGGAGCGGCTCCAATGCGGGAAGCTGA
- a CDS encoding GspE/PulE/PilB domain-containing protein — MTTDANPYVGLVEDGLLDQAQLAEAQQSAAARGLDTERVLLHDCGVSRCALLTALSRHYGCRFFQYDERLPVPSELYAGLDAKVLRAGRWFPVMQRGETVVIAAADPSSETMREQVRQLVPASDYEFRVALNADVRWYIQDYLHAEAHLLIGIERTGLAYWRNTMALWRTKLACHRTGQARARTSMKLLRWGLALVALSNALTRVNGDVLAPHHVAILAAGIVLAAVGLVDYLKVRRSGMDLSCRYALEEITAENIRFTRRYHLEEAPPRLDDDTPLARLAASITHYCSILRPVPASKERTHLARERNMLAAQRTIAASHRTAYARARTGLSLIRTGVSFIGLGIAMDKMLGAGPYSLTDYILAGAGILMLIDGMLWYLPVRRLKYGIGREIRER, encoded by the coding sequence ATGACGACTGACGCGAATCCATACGTGGGGCTGGTGGAGGACGGCCTTCTCGACCAGGCGCAACTGGCCGAGGCGCAGCAGAGCGCGGCCGCGCGGGGACTCGATACGGAGCGGGTGCTGTTGCACGATTGCGGCGTCTCGCGCTGCGCGTTGCTGACGGCCCTGTCGCGCCACTACGGCTGCCGTTTCTTCCAGTACGACGAGCGTCTGCCGGTGCCCTCGGAACTGTACGCCGGACTGGACGCGAAGGTGCTGCGTGCCGGGCGCTGGTTTCCGGTCATGCAGCGGGGCGAGACGGTCGTGATCGCCGCCGCCGATCCGTCCAGCGAGACGATGCGCGAGCAGGTCAGGCAGCTCGTGCCCGCGTCGGACTACGAATTTCGCGTCGCGCTCAACGCCGATGTGCGCTGGTATATCCAGGATTACCTGCATGCCGAAGCGCACCTGCTCATCGGCATCGAGCGCACTGGCCTTGCCTATTGGCGCAACACCATGGCCCTGTGGCGCACCAAGCTCGCCTGCCACCGGACCGGGCAGGCGCGGGCGCGCACGTCGATGAAGCTGCTGCGCTGGGGCCTGGCGCTGGTGGCGCTGTCGAACGCCCTGACGCGCGTCAATGGCGACGTGCTGGCGCCGCATCATGTGGCCATCCTCGCGGCCGGCATCGTGCTGGCCGCGGTCGGCCTCGTCGATTATCTCAAGGTGCGCCGCTCGGGCATGGACCTATCATGCCGGTATGCCCTGGAGGAGATCACGGCGGAAAACATCCGCTTCACGCGGCGCTACCACCTCGAAGAGGCGCCGCCCAGGCTCGATGACGACACGCCGCTGGCGCGGCTGGCCGCCTCGATCACGCACTACTGCTCCATCCTGCGTCCGGTTCCGGCCAGCAAGGAACGCACCCATCTGGCGCGCGAGCGCAACATGCTCGCCGCGCAGCGCACCATCGCCGCCAGTCACCGGACCGCATATGCGCGGGCGCGCACCGGGTTGTCGCTGATCCGCACCGGCGTCTCCTTCATCGGCCTCGGCATTGCCATGGACAAGATGCTGGGCGCGGGACCTTACAGCCTCACGGACTACATCCTCGCCGGGGCCGGCATCCTGATGCTGATCGACGGCATGCTCTGGTATCTGCCGGTCCGTCGGCTGAAATACGGCATCGGCCGCGAAATCCGCGAACGCTAA
- a CDS encoding cysteine hydrolase family protein gives MKSAVLVIDVQQGLCEGEGAAFDCAATIHRINEVTRKARLAAAPVIFVQHESESGYLEHGTSAWQLANGLDVQPSDLKVRKKTPDAFLRTNLEELLREDGVQRLVVCGMHSEFCIDTTTRRALALGFPVVLVSDGHTSAGNAAISPQQVIAHENATLTNISSFGPRAIAVPSAEVEFAA, from the coding sequence ATGAAATCAGCTGTGCTCGTCATCGACGTACAACAAGGCCTCTGTGAGGGTGAGGGTGCGGCCTTCGATTGCGCGGCAACCATACACCGAATCAACGAAGTGACACGAAAGGCTCGCCTCGCAGCTGCGCCGGTGATCTTCGTGCAGCACGAATCTGAGTCGGGCTATCTGGAACACGGCACATCTGCATGGCAACTGGCCAACGGACTGGACGTGCAGCCGAGTGACCTTAAAGTACGCAAGAAAACGCCTGATGCGTTTCTTCGAACGAACCTTGAAGAGCTACTTCGCGAAGACGGTGTTCAGCGATTGGTTGTCTGCGGCATGCACTCCGAGTTCTGCATTGATACAACTACCCGGCGTGCGCTTGCTTTGGGTTTTCCTGTCGTATTGGTTTCGGACGGCCACACGTCTGCGGGCAATGCAGCTATTTCGCCGCAGCAGGTCATCGCACACGAGAACGCAACCTTGACCAATATCTCGAGCTTCGGTCCTCGCGCCATTGCCGTCCCGAGTGCAGAGGTCGAATTTGCAGCCTAA
- a CDS encoding DUF1330 domain-containing protein — translation MAAYVISEVKLLDKEAAANYMRHAAASIEKYDGHYLARGVDPVVVEGESTDRKIVIVEFPSLERAKEWYTSPAYAEALQFRNKALERKLTFVDGVAQFAAQ, via the coding sequence ATGGCAGCTTACGTAATATCCGAAGTGAAGCTCCTCGACAAAGAGGCGGCGGCTAACTACATGAGGCATGCGGCAGCATCCATCGAGAAATACGATGGTCACTATCTTGCCCGTGGAGTTGACCCCGTAGTCGTGGAGGGTGAATCAACCGATCGCAAGATTGTCATCGTCGAATTCCCTTCTTTGGAGCGTGCCAAAGAATGGTATACATCTCCAGCCTATGCGGAGGCGTTGCAATTCCGGAATAAGGCGCTAGAGCGTAAACTCACATTCGTCGATGGCGTTGCACAATTTGCGGCGCAATAG
- a CDS encoding GFA family protein, giving the protein MSIRLASCSCGQLTAQVVGEPVRISICHCLACQRRTGSAFGEQARFLRENVSISGASTEYVRVGDEGSRIRFHFCPRCGSTVFYESDGLEAYLAIPVGTFADPSFPSPRVSVYESRMHRWVVPPPEAEHMP; this is encoded by the coding sequence ATGTCGATTCGTCTTGCCTCATGCAGTTGCGGTCAGCTTACGGCTCAGGTCGTCGGCGAGCCTGTGCGTATCTCAATTTGCCACTGCTTGGCCTGCCAACGCCGAACCGGCAGTGCCTTTGGTGAGCAGGCCAGGTTTCTTCGCGAGAATGTATCGATTTCGGGTGCCTCAACTGAATACGTTCGCGTTGGCGATGAGGGCTCGCGAATTAGGTTCCACTTCTGCCCTCGGTGCGGATCGACCGTCTTCTATGAGTCCGATGGACTGGAAGCGTACTTGGCAATCCCTGTTGGTACCTTTGCAGATCCAAGCTTTCCCTCGCCCCGCGTGTCCGTCTACGAATCACGAATGCACCGGTGGGTTGTTCCCCCGCCGGAGGCGGAGCACATGCCATGA
- a CDS encoding GNAT family N-acetyltransferase — MFEDYEQAIQLWSGIEGIGLNESDTPEAIQAFLERNPGFSAVATAESGKVVGTILCGHNGRAGSIQHLAVVPEYRRQGIARQLLEYAYTHLASAKIPRCNIFVYNDNQHGNHFWLNNGWVDPTTWRVLQKRITPECESGGC; from the coding sequence GTGTTTGAGGACTACGAGCAAGCGATCCAGCTTTGGTCCGGGATTGAGGGCATCGGATTGAACGAGTCTGATACGCCAGAGGCGATTCAGGCCTTTCTTGAGAGAAACCCAGGCTTCAGCGCTGTCGCTACCGCGGAAAGCGGCAAAGTCGTAGGCACAATTCTGTGCGGCCACAATGGTCGAGCGGGGTCTATCCAACACTTGGCTGTTGTCCCGGAATACCGAAGGCAGGGTATCGCCAGGCAGTTGCTTGAGTACGCGTATACGCATTTGGCGTCAGCAAAAATTCCGCGCTGCAATATCTTCGTGTACAACGACAATCAACACGGAAATCACTTCTGGCTCAACAACGGCTGGGTAGATCCCACTACCTGGCGAGTACTCCAGAAGCGCATCACACCAGAATGCGAGTCTGGAGGATGTTGA
- a CDS encoding GIY-YIG nuclease family protein, with amino-acid sequence MPSATIKIYLPHGDPKRLRTGEISNWSGKAVAGPRTELDQLLKREEAGNVGVYLLTGVDPLSGGPAVYIGEAESIQSRLKQHVDKDFWNQAVYFTSKDENLTKSHIRYLEGRLIELAKLAGRASLTNSQATTSKLPESDRADMEIFLEKIEQLLPALGVEVLVPIAALPESKEEARLLFCEISGLKASGHLTPNGIVVLAQSQAVSSLRPSAKDYPWVISAREQLLKDGVLASAEGHLVFTKNHEFSSPSAAAAVIHGGTANGRTAWKDASGKTLKQLESV; translated from the coding sequence ATGCCTAGCGCCACTATCAAAATCTACCTACCCCATGGCGATCCGAAGCGCCTGCGGACCGGAGAGATTTCTAATTGGTCGGGTAAAGCCGTTGCAGGCCCGCGCACAGAGCTTGACCAGCTTCTAAAGCGCGAGGAGGCCGGGAATGTTGGCGTCTACTTGCTCACCGGCGTGGATCCATTGTCCGGCGGACCGGCTGTTTACATCGGCGAAGCAGAGTCAATCCAATCGCGGCTCAAGCAGCATGTCGACAAGGACTTCTGGAACCAGGCCGTTTACTTCACGAGCAAGGACGAGAACCTTACCAAGTCCCACATCCGCTATCTGGAAGGCCGGCTCATCGAACTAGCAAAGCTTGCTGGCCGGGCGAGCCTTACGAACTCCCAGGCAACAACGTCAAAGCTTCCCGAGTCTGATCGCGCGGACATGGAAATCTTCCTCGAAAAGATCGAGCAGTTGCTTCCCGCTCTAGGAGTGGAAGTGCTGGTGCCCATTGCCGCACTGCCTGAGTCCAAAGAAGAGGCGCGCCTACTCTTCTGTGAGATCAGTGGCCTCAAGGCTAGCGGCCACCTCACACCGAACGGCATCGTGGTACTTGCTCAGTCGCAGGCGGTTTCGTCGCTCCGACCTTCCGCCAAAGACTATCCCTGGGTTATTAGCGCTCGCGAGCAGCTACTCAAGGATGGCGTTCTGGCATCTGCCGAGGGCCATTTGGTCTTCACTAAGAACCACGAATTCTCCAGCCCAAGTGCGGCAGCAGCGGTGATTCATGGAGGCACCGCAAATGGCCGAACCGCGTGGAAGGACGCCAGTGGGAAAACTCTGAAGCAACTGGAATCCGTATAA
- a CDS encoding N-acetyltransferase: MRRPLSLSVFKTNERARRLYERMGFVIHGEEEYFHELVFAS, encoded by the coding sequence ATGCGGCGCCCTCTCTCCTTGAGCGTATTCAAGACGAACGAACGCGCGCGGCGTCTTTACGAACGCATGGGCTTCGTGATCCATGGCGAGGAAGAGTATTTCCACGAACTTGTATTCGCATCGTAA
- a CDS encoding GNAT family N-acetyltransferase, whose amino-acid sequence MEIANIENDDLVECSRLYVSIFKEPPWNEEWSIEDAFERLSDFLACPNTVSLKAVRDGEIIGFLAGEIQKWNGAHFYYLKEMCVSGKDQRKGVGSTLIRNLTISLKGRGVSRIYLITQRDSIPSSFYSSLGFTENSSIMVMRKSVE is encoded by the coding sequence ATGGAAATTGCAAATATAGAAAATGATGACTTGGTTGAATGCTCAAGACTTTATGTATCAATATTCAAAGAACCGCCTTGGAATGAAGAGTGGAGTATTGAAGATGCATTTGAAAGGTTAAGTGACTTCCTGGCATGCCCAAATACAGTTTCCTTGAAGGCAGTCCGTGACGGTGAAATTATAGGATTCCTTGCCGGTGAAATTCAAAAATGGAATGGCGCACATTTTTACTATTTAAAAGAAATGTGCGTAAGTGGAAAAGACCAAAGAAAAGGAGTGGGCAGTACTCTTATTAGGAATCTAACTATAAGCCTGAAAGGCCGGGGTGTTTCAAGAATCTACTTGATCACCCAAAGAGATAGCATTCCCTCGTCATTCTATTCGTCTCTGGGCTTTACAGAAAACAGCAGCATTATGGTTATGAGGAAGTCGGTTGAATAG